A genomic segment from Bacillota bacterium encodes:
- a CDS encoding WYL domain-containing protein, whose translation MSNNFGFIINEESRQHINLSTYAMKVIEADMIRFNDDYELKNKSGFINTIISNYYDDFPLSRSVALKQVDAIRKAIQTDNFSDKVTYKIIGEFTDEIMKNIINEYAEKYSNDIQFKLKLNKENRSLLVSLEDASYFEAYAPRSGIGYYLKIILESYAIQTREVRERIYFKQTIDKVERAIINHTVISYKENQTVKKLCPYAIYKPTDKNSLELIYGIPDKNTEGGIINTIKIKSLAIQELREYKEKFKVLGDEEFLKRFFNEKATVSAKPTETFIIKFTYGGLQRFIHEEDSLPIIGIPNPNNKYLYTFTTNETQIFLYIFKFGLQAQIITPLDARERFKKLFKASYEAYMSVDEK comes from the coding sequence ATGTCTAATAATTTCGGATTTATAATTAACGAAGAGAGTCGCCAGCACATCAATTTATCGACATATGCGATGAAAGTTATTGAAGCTGATATGATTCGTTTTAATGATGATTACGAGTTGAAAAATAAAAGCGGCTTTATAAACACTATTATTTCCAATTATTATGATGACTTTCCACTATCAAGATCAGTCGCTTTAAAACAAGTTGATGCCATTCGAAAAGCCATTCAAACGGATAATTTCAGCGACAAAGTCACTTATAAAATTATTGGTGAATTTACCGATGAAATTATGAAAAATATTATTAATGAATACGCTGAAAAGTATTCAAACGACATCCAGTTTAAATTAAAATTGAACAAAGAAAACAGATCTTTGTTAGTCAGTTTAGAAGATGCGAGCTATTTTGAAGCATATGCACCAAGATCTGGAATTGGGTATTACTTAAAAATAATACTAGAATCTTATGCTATTCAAACAAGAGAAGTAAGAGAAAGAATCTATTTTAAACAAACCATTGACAAAGTCGAAAGAGCCATTATCAATCATACAGTAATTTCGTATAAAGAAAACCAAACGGTTAAGAAATTATGCCCATATGCCATATACAAACCAACTGACAAAAATAGTTTAGAACTTATATATGGAATCCCTGATAAAAATACCGAAGGTGGTATTATCAATACAATCAAAATTAAATCACTTGCAATACAAGAATTAAGGGAATATAAAGAAAAATTTAAAGTTTTAGGAGATGAAGAGTTTTTAAAAAGATTTTTTAATGAGAAAGCAACTGTATCTGCAAAACCAACAGAGACCTTTATAATAAAGTTCACATATGGTGGCTTACAAAGATTCATTCATGAAGAAGATTCTTTACCAATCATTGGCATTCCAAATCCTAACAATAAATATCTATATACTTTTACAACAAACGAAACTCAAATCTTCCTTTATATATTTAAGTTTGGATTACAAGCTCAAATCATTACTCCCCTTGATGCAAGAGAACGATTTAAAAAATTATTTAAAGCATCCTATGAAGCTTATATGAGTGTTGATGAAAAATGA
- a CDS encoding leucine-rich repeat domain-containing protein, whose protein sequence is MGWKRRPSLKERNAMRQSKRDYEERVQARQETQDAFPRFKEIYGFYPKSHMLKEFIKYGSSYEPSYLCENERQEYETVFIEKYGYKPHISDIEKMDKLKEDYRPFLSREEYINYIQKNSNEGTISKLFYFKANESNDGYFLSGIKYKAVKKFDIINIPNFFNEKPVVGILNEVFKDSKCKSLELGNNLRFLGKRSFSSCQELEEVIGSSESLEMIDEESFCNCKRLKKIEALIKLKEIGNNAFNYCSNLVEIEFFHSLKEVGSGAFRNCESFKKITFPDSLESIGSEAFMNCTQLEYVKLPESIVSISDSMFKNCKKLKNIIIPSGVTSIFNEAFSDCKELQTINFPKTISKIGCYAFRNCNSLTTVVLPENINEIEEGVFINCTSLKELLIPKNIVSISSQSFCNCKSLADLTFENSQTVLDEETFKYCIVQTVKINLKKRLDLHIFNNLEFIEYIKLEKLTEIDINKIVGSTAFLIEDFSGDDKKSSYRKVILENELNSILKNFQNQRKENYRYEWVSHHTDHDTIGGMTAYFEYSENEVSTATFKYHIANFELNNNSITMSIIDNI, encoded by the coding sequence ATGGGTTGGAAAAGAAGGCCATCATTAAAAGAGAGAAATGCGATGCGTCAAAGCAAAAGAGATTATGAAGAAAGAGTACAAGCGAGACAAGAGACTCAAGATGCTTTTCCTAGATTTAAAGAAATATACGGATTTTATCCGAAAAGTCACATGCTTAAAGAATTTATAAAGTATGGCTCTAGTTATGAACCGTCTTATTTATGCGAAAATGAAAGACAAGAATATGAAACTGTTTTTATTGAAAAATATGGATATAAACCGCACATTTCAGACATAGAGAAAATGGATAAATTGAAAGAAGACTATAGACCTTTTTTATCAAGAGAAGAATATATTAACTATATACAAAAAAACAGTAATGAAGGAACAATTTCTAAATTATTTTATTTTAAAGCTAATGAGAGCAATGACGGATATTTTTTATCTGGTATCAAGTACAAGGCAGTTAAAAAATTTGATATCATAAATATACCAAACTTTTTTAATGAAAAACCAGTAGTTGGTATTTTGAATGAAGTATTCAAAGACAGTAAATGCAAAAGTTTAGAACTTGGAAATAATCTAAGATTTCTTGGAAAACGAAGTTTTTCAAGTTGTCAAGAATTAGAAGAGGTTATTGGATCAAGTGAAAGTTTAGAAATGATAGATGAGGAATCTTTTTGTAATTGCAAGAGACTTAAAAAAATTGAAGCGCTTATAAAACTAAAAGAAATAGGAAATAATGCATTCAATTATTGTAGTAATTTGGTTGAAATTGAATTTTTTCATAGTTTAAAAGAGGTAGGTTCAGGGGCTTTTCGCAACTGTGAATCTTTTAAAAAAATCACTTTTCCCGATAGTTTAGAGTCGATTGGTTCTGAAGCGTTCATGAATTGTACACAACTCGAATATGTTAAACTGCCTGAATCTATTGTTTCAATTAGTGATTCCATGTTTAAGAACTGTAAGAAACTTAAAAATATAATTATTCCAAGTGGGGTCACAAGTATTTTCAATGAAGCGTTCAGTGATTGTAAGGAATTACAAACAATAAACTTTCCGAAAACAATATCAAAAATAGGGTGTTATGCATTTCGTAATTGTAATTCGTTAACTACAGTGGTTTTACCAGAAAATATCAATGAAATCGAAGAAGGAGTCTTTATAAATTGTACTAGTTTAAAAGAATTACTGATTCCCAAAAATATTGTTTCAATTAGTTCACAATCATTTTGTAATTGCAAATCGTTAGCGGATTTAACATTTGAAAATTCTCAAACAGTATTAGATGAAGAAACTTTTAAATACTGTATTGTACAAACTGTGAAAATCAATTTGAAAAAAAGATTAGATTTGCATATATTTAATAATTTAGAATTTATTGAATATATTAAATTAGAAAAATTGACAGAGATTGATATAAATAAAATAGTAGGTTCTACCGCATTCCTAATCGAGGATTTCAGTGGTGATGATAAAAAATCATCATATAGAAAAGTTATATTGGAGAACGAACTTAATTCAATACTCAAAAATTTCCAAAATCAGCGAAAAGAGAATTATAGATACGAATGGGTTTCCCATCATACCGATCACGATACAATTGGTGGAATGACTGCTTACTTCGAATATTCTGAAAACGAAGTATCTACAGCTACTTTCAAGTATCATATTGCTAATTTTGAATTGAATAATAATTCTATTACAATGTCTATAATAGATAATATTTAG
- a CDS encoding 4Fe-4S binding protein, which produces MAHHTARSGYKKLTERLDRFPHGIVESETLYKILAVMFTEEEARLLSMLPIGDFGISLAQKRWNISIEETTKILDDMASRAVLLDIQKDKETRYLLPPPMIGFFEFSMMRIGTHQDQKVLSELFYEYLCVEDEFVTSLMTLDTPLGRALVREEAIEDKTLYVMDYEKTSAIIHNAKQIGVSTCYCRHVKEHLGTVCDAPMETCLTISNTGDSSLIRHGYAREISKEEALDIIVLAKKHNLVQFAENVQNNVSFICNCCSCCCEVLSNAKKHGFTNAINSSNYICEINEENCIGCSKCVKVCPMDAISLVSTNIDGKKKIAVVDKEMCIGCGVCDSSCAFDALELIHRESRVFTPVNLNQKLILQAIETNKLQHLIFRDEEKISHRVLASVLGVILRLPPAKQLLASKQLKSKYLKKQIEIYNKKSKDVK; this is translated from the coding sequence ATGGCTCACCATACAGCTAGAAGTGGATATAAGAAACTAACCGAAAGATTAGATCGTTTTCCACATGGAATTGTTGAATCAGAAACATTATATAAAATACTTGCTGTAATGTTTACAGAGGAAGAAGCTCGTCTTTTATCCATGTTACCTATTGGTGATTTTGGTATATCACTAGCACAGAAAAGATGGAATATATCAATTGAAGAAACAACTAAAATATTAGATGATATGGCTTCAAGAGCTGTCTTACTAGATATCCAAAAAGACAAAGAGACAAGATATTTACTACCACCACCTATGATAGGCTTTTTTGAGTTTTCAATGATGAGAATAGGAACTCATCAAGATCAAAAAGTACTGAGTGAATTATTCTATGAGTACTTATGTGTTGAAGATGAATTTGTGACTAGCTTAATGACACTTGATACTCCTCTTGGTAGAGCATTAGTAAGAGAAGAAGCGATAGAAGATAAAACACTTTATGTAATGGATTATGAGAAAACATCTGCAATTATTCATAATGCAAAACAAATAGGTGTTAGCACTTGTTACTGCCGCCACGTAAAAGAACATCTTGGTACAGTTTGTGATGCTCCTATGGAAACATGTCTTACGATTAGTAATACAGGTGATAGTTCTTTAATACGCCATGGATATGCAAGAGAGATTTCAAAAGAAGAAGCGTTAGACATCATCGTATTAGCAAAAAAACATAACTTAGTTCAATTCGCTGAAAATGTTCAAAATAATGTAAGTTTTATTTGCAATTGTTGTTCTTGTTGTTGCGAAGTCTTATCCAATGCTAAAAAACATGGATTTACCAATGCAATTAACTCCTCTAACTATATTTGTGAAATTAATGAGGAAAATTGTATTGGATGTAGTAAATGTGTTAAGGTTTGTCCAATGGACGCCATTTCTTTAGTAAGCACGAATATTGATGGTAAAAAGAAGATAGCAGTAGTAGACAAAGAAATGTGTATCGGATGCGGTGTATGTGATAGTTCATGTGCATTTGATGCACTTGAACTGATTCATAGAGAATCAAGAGTTTTTACACCCGTAAACTTAAATCAAAAGTTAATTCTTCAAGCGATAGAAACAAACAAACTACAACATCTAATCTTTAGAGATGAAGAAAAAATCAGTCACAGAGTACTAGCTTCTGTATTAGGAGTAATACTTAGATTACCTCCTGCAAAACAATTACTAGCTAGCAAACAATTAAAATCAAAGTACTTAAAAAAACAAATTGAAATATATAATAAAAAAAGCAAAGATGTGAAATAA
- a CDS encoding DNA2/NAM7 family helicase, with product MNDIAFNISESIKQAKWLLIEYQKEGEKSTSFWCAIKSIDAEKRILRVDAYNINKHNETHNGLIYTPLHFEYIIKAELLQKTTYSRPADLIRYIEANLAKLDWLHYDLYNDNVLTYLKACVKYDTEPYKKNTDMISGINDDEIMNAKIKGKYTLSLEQMGEMVRKIEKLSKQDKKKSLKVTDLVMNMLSIVTTRGLYVVAYKHLSFNPSERSLILSEETEFNEEFSNDEKGTYKHSLKSYLDLQITEFMDIYSNSAEEARNVLQSVLRRGEQITDEPMIFDLVRKSNQKLYRDIDAIAKLRESANLPIPIKAFFGGMTSNLETDNIRKRDIVIYNEYVNFDQLRVIHNALNNPITYVQGPPGTGKTSSIVNLLISSFFNKQTVLVTSNNNKPIDDIYKKITEVKYKESPIPFPVLRLGNDDNVRRTISEIKKMIDGYSNYLVSDANLAKHELRNKGNFSKINNLIDEYEKKIDLEEEIITLESFLNGFGNNFHTQTSIPAELDVKKNNLKKMENKSESEILENIIIADNTFFIWLYFTSVKYIKKLKTPIYEDFMKIIYEKDIEKQVKEFNKYTSISDNMKKLLSVFPIILSTNQSAYRLGEPEPIFDLVIIDEAGQCSIGYSLLPIIRGYRLLLVGDHNQLQPVISLSQGANKKLMQYYHINPSYNYNDHSILKTMQEMDSFSKFILLRTHYRCRKEIVDFCNMKYYDNELIIKNKNICDYSALGYLDIKQDDNPHPLERNVSKAEVEAIISDIKENNYKDIGIVTPFRNQAEYLKEAFSKEETLKNVTIGTVHTFQGDEKEAIYLSAAINKHSLNRTYNWLKNNHELINVAVTRAKDRFVFVGDINDIKRRSDGTDAFFELMNYVVHKGSEVEISKIENSLNHANYKQYNSKKEKELFKVINHLLEIEVNYKVEKQVKISSVLSKFNSNELFDFGKTGVFDFVVFKKGINDIPVFAIELNGNEHETDPIVIERDLKKQKICDDNNLKLEKIGNDYSRRYHYIKNILEKILST from the coding sequence TTGAATGATATTGCTTTTAATATTTCAGAATCTATTAAACAAGCAAAATGGTTGTTAATTGAATATCAAAAAGAAGGTGAAAAAAGCACTTCTTTTTGGTGTGCCATTAAATCAATTGATGCAGAAAAAAGAATATTGCGAGTAGACGCATACAATATTAATAAACATAATGAAACACATAACGGACTTATTTATACACCTTTGCATTTTGAATACATCATAAAAGCAGAACTTCTTCAAAAAACGACTTATTCAAGACCGGCAGACCTTATTCGTTATATTGAAGCTAATCTTGCGAAACTAGATTGGCTTCATTATGATTTATATAATGATAATGTTTTAACATATCTAAAAGCTTGTGTCAAATATGATACTGAACCATATAAAAAGAACACAGATATGATTTCTGGAATTAACGATGATGAGATTATGAATGCTAAAATAAAAGGTAAATATACATTATCGCTTGAACAAATGGGTGAAATGGTAAGGAAAATTGAAAAATTGTCCAAACAAGACAAAAAGAAGTCACTCAAAGTAACCGACTTAGTAATGAATATGTTATCAATAGTAACGACAAGAGGCCTTTACGTTGTTGCATATAAACATCTTTCATTCAATCCTTCTGAAAGAAGTCTTATATTATCAGAAGAAACTGAGTTTAATGAAGAATTTTCTAATGATGAAAAAGGAACATACAAACATAGTCTCAAATCGTATTTAGATTTGCAAATTACTGAGTTTATGGATATTTACTCAAATTCCGCTGAAGAAGCAAGAAACGTTCTACAATCCGTGCTTAGACGAGGCGAACAAATCACAGACGAACCTATGATTTTTGATTTGGTTCGGAAATCAAATCAAAAATTATATCGTGATATTGATGCAATTGCAAAATTAAGAGAATCAGCGAATTTGCCTATTCCTATCAAAGCTTTTTTTGGAGGGATGACATCTAATTTAGAAACGGATAATATACGTAAGCGAGACATCGTTATATATAATGAATATGTCAATTTTGATCAATTAAGAGTGATTCATAATGCTCTCAATAATCCGATTACATATGTTCAAGGCCCTCCAGGAACTGGAAAAACCTCAAGTATTGTTAATTTATTAATTTCCTCATTCTTTAATAAGCAGACAGTGTTGGTTACATCAAATAATAATAAACCTATTGATGACATATATAAAAAAATTACAGAAGTCAAATATAAAGAAAGCCCTATTCCCTTTCCGGTGCTTCGACTAGGAAATGATGACAACGTTAGAAGAACAATATCAGAGATAAAAAAAATGATTGATGGATATTCAAATTATTTAGTGAGTGATGCAAATCTTGCAAAACATGAATTGAGAAATAAAGGTAATTTTTCCAAAATAAATAACTTAATTGATGAATATGAGAAGAAAATTGATTTAGAAGAAGAAATAATAACCCTAGAAAGCTTTCTCAACGGATTTGGGAATAATTTCCACACTCAGACATCAATTCCAGCAGAACTAGATGTTAAGAAAAACAATCTTAAGAAGATGGAAAACAAATCCGAATCAGAAATACTTGAAAACATAATTATTGCTGATAACACGTTTTTTATCTGGCTCTATTTTACATCGGTAAAATACATAAAAAAACTAAAAACGCCAATTTATGAAGATTTTATGAAAATTATTTATGAGAAAGACATTGAGAAACAAGTAAAAGAATTTAATAAATATACCTCTATATCAGACAATATGAAAAAATTATTATCTGTATTTCCAATTATACTTTCAACAAATCAATCAGCATACAGATTAGGAGAACCTGAACCGATTTTTGATTTAGTAATTATTGATGAAGCAGGTCAATGTTCAATAGGATATTCATTACTACCTATTATTAGAGGATACAGATTACTACTTGTAGGAGACCACAATCAATTACAACCAGTTATTTCGTTAAGCCAAGGAGCGAATAAAAAATTAATGCAATATTACCATATAAATCCATCTTATAATTATAACGACCACTCTATTCTTAAAACAATGCAAGAAATGGACTCTTTTTCAAAATTTATTTTACTTAGAACACATTATAGATGCAGGAAAGAGATTGTAGATTTTTGCAATATGAAGTATTATGATAACGAATTAATCATTAAGAACAAGAACATTTGTGATTATTCAGCATTGGGATATTTAGATATCAAACAAGATGACAATCCACATCCTTTAGAAAGAAATGTATCAAAAGCTGAAGTTGAAGCTATCATTTCAGATATTAAGGAGAATAATTATAAAGATATTGGAATTGTTACTCCGTTTAGGAATCAAGCAGAATATCTAAAGGAAGCATTTTCTAAAGAAGAAACTCTTAAAAACGTAACTATTGGAACAGTTCACACTTTTCAAGGGGATGAAAAAGAAGCAATCTATCTATCGGCAGCAATTAATAAGCACAGTTTGAACAGGACTTATAATTGGCTAAAGAACAATCATGAATTAATCAATGTCGCCGTGACAAGAGCAAAAGACAGATTTGTATTCGTAGGAGACATTAATGATATTAAACGCAGATCAGATGGAACAGACGCCTTCTTTGAATTAATGAATTATGTTGTTCATAAAGGTAGTGAAGTGGAAATCTCAAAAATTGAAAATAGTTTAAATCATGCAAATTACAAACAATACAATTCAAAAAAGGAAAAAGAGTTATTTAAAGTAATTAATCACTTGCTAGAAATAGAAGTGAATTACAAAGTTGAAAAGCAAGTTAAAATCTCATCTGTTTTGTCAAAGTTTAATTCTAATGAATTATTTGATTTTGGGAAAACAGGAGTATTTGATTTCGTTGTTTTTAAAAAAGGAATAAATGATATTCCTGTTTTTGCGATTGAGTTAAATGGGAACGAACACGAAACAGATCCAATAGTCATAGAAAGAGATTTAAAAAAACAAAAGATATGCGACGATAACAATTTGAAACTTGAAAAAATAGGC